The following are encoded together in the Peromyscus leucopus breed LL Stock chromosome 1, UCI_PerLeu_2.1, whole genome shotgun sequence genome:
- the LOC114695507 gene encoding tetraspanin-7-like: protein METKFVLICLKILLLFYSFIFWITGVILLVIGVWAKLTLGIYLSLIARNSIDVPTLLIGTGTMIVSFGLFGCFAACRGILWMLKLYSLLLSLVFLAELAASISAPLFHREIKDSFLKIYTNAVQNYNGKDEKSKAVDQVQHSLICCGVKNYTDWKTSPYFLDHGIPHSCCKDQSDCNPQDLHNLTIAATKVNQRGCYNLMRSFLERNMGVVIGLLFAATFYQLIGIRLSCCLSRYIIAHQYEMM from the coding sequence ATGGAAACCAAATTTGTGCTAATCTGTCTCaaaatcctcctcctcttctactccTTTATCTTTTGGATCACTGGGGTGATCTTGTTGGTTATTGGAGTCTGGGCAAAGCTTACTCTGGGCATCTACTTATCTCTTATTGCCAGGAACTCCATAGATGTCCCCACACTACTCATCGGAACTGGCACTATGATTGTTAGCTTTGGTCTATTTGGATGCTTTGCTGCATGCCGAGGAATCCTGTGGATGCTGAAGCTGTACTCCCTGCTACTGTCGCTGGTGTTCCTGGCTGAGCTTGCTGCTAGCATTTCAGCACCTCTATTTCACCGTGAGATCAAGGACAGCTTCTTGAAGATTTACACCAATGCTGTGCAGAATTATAATGGCAAAGATGAGAAGAGCAAGGCGGTGGACCAGGTGCAGCATAGTCTGATCTGCTGTGGGGTGAAGAACTACACCGACTGGAAAACAAGCCCTTACTTCCTAGACCATGGCATCCCCCACAGTTGCTGTAAGGATCAAAGTGATTGTAACCCTCAGGATCTACACAACCTGACCATAGCTGCAACCAAAGTTAACCAGAGGGGCTGCTATAATCTGATGAGGAGTTTCTTAGAGAGAAACATGGGGGTCGTTATTGGACTGCTCTTTGCAGCCACATTCTACCAGTTGATTGGCATAAGGCTGTCCTGTTGTCTGTCCCGGTACATCATAGCCCATCAGTATGAGATGATGTGA